Proteins co-encoded in one Rattus rattus isolate New Zealand chromosome 5, Rrattus_CSIRO_v1, whole genome shotgun sequence genomic window:
- the Cd40 gene encoding tumor necrosis factor receptor superfamily member 5, with product MLPLPQLCALWGCLLTAVHLGQCVTCSDKQYLQGGECCDLCQPGNRLVSHCTALEKTQCQPCDSGEFSAHWNREIRCHQHRHCELNQGLQVKKEGTAVSDTVCTCKEGQHCASKECETCAQHTPCGPGFGVVQMATETTDTVCQPCPVGFFSNGSSLFEKCHPWTSCEDQKLRVQQEGTSQTDTLCDIQPRMRALLVIPVVMVILITIFVVFLYIKKVVKKPKDNEVLPPEARGQDPVEIEDYPGHNTAAPVQETLHGCQPVAQEDGKESRISVQERQVTGSMALKPLV from the exons ATGCTGCCTTTGCCTCAGCTGTGCGCGCTCTGGGGCTGCTTGTTGACAGCG GTCCATCTAGGACAGTGTGTTACGTGCAGTGACAAACAGTACCTCCAAGGTGGCGAGTGCTGCGATTTGTGCCAGCCGG GAAACCGACTAGTTAGCCACTGCACAGCTCTTGAGAAGACCCAATGCCAACCGTGCGACTCAGGCGAATTCTCAGCTCACTGGAACAGGGAGATCCGCTGTCACCAGCACCGACACTGCGAACTCA ATCAAGGGCTTCAGGTTAAGAAGGAGGGCACCGCGGTTTCAGACACTGTTTGTACCTGCAAGGAAGGGCAGCACTGCGCCAGCAAGGAGTGCGAGACGTGCGCTCAGCACACGCCCTGTGGCCCTGGCTTTGGAGTTGTGCAGATGG CCACTGAGACTACTGATACCGTCTGCCAACCCTGCCCGGTCGGATTCTTCTCCAATGGGTCATCACTTTTTGAAAAGTGTCATCCATGGACAAG cTGTGAAGATCAGAAGCTGAGGGTCCAACAGGAAGGAACAAGTCAGACTGATACCCTCTGTG ATATCCAGCCCCGGATGCGAGCCCTGCTGGTCATTCCCGTCGTGATGGTTATCCTCATCACCATCTTTGTGGTTTTTCTCTATATCA AAAAGGTGGTCAAGAAACCAAAGGACAATGAG GTCTTACCCCCTGAGGCTCGAGGACAAGATCCTGTGGAGATAGAAGATTATCCCGGTCACAACACTGCTGCTCCAGTGCAGGAGACGTTGCATGGGTGTCAGCCTGTTGCACAGGAGGATGGTAAAGAGAGTCGCATCTCAGTGCAGGAGCGGCAGGTGACAGGCAGCATGGCCTTGAAGCCCCTGGTCTGA